One genomic segment of Candidatus Eisenbacteria bacterium includes these proteins:
- a CDS encoding T9SS type A sorting domain-containing protein, with translation MPHISRRIMVVALLLGMFLTPQVSHAGNREADEGRETVVTGWPTAADPEVSRLLDDLHDAKKAGDLEAALALEVELARLRGQSLEFQMSDGGLEPGVTVSYANGGQILEGERWTNDDIFLCGGPNGEIKPVIAGDSNGTLYAAREVSNSNSLAIFRSVNGGNDWELWLSMGSPTTDRGNLSMAVGEGDENWLLVAYQLETNDIWLLRIALDGSGVTDTPHVFDNPDGLSNPRIVTDSSEYDAWYAYMVFNVLTVEGWAVCFSRSLDHGQHWQAMPDIIGWHDSGYDASENRPDIDFGTQYLYATYNTPVYPHTDQDQEIFANRSTDYGATWDGAVRLITNDDKDYDPVIGAIKEYLTSRTVLIAYARFYHELDEDIWYIYSQDAGASWSSPLCMSCAAVDNELAPDLQTSLSQGAFHAAFHHDNMIDYRSAAYTAPGAWSLSAHINDGLNASSDYPWPAVGVNPTRPTEEEAAICWTDERDYATDLYDIYYDGPATAESGAPEPGAHGTNGLICCRPNPFTQTTRVRFDLPEPGRATLAVYDVTGRVVRTLTKGQRPAGRHTVSWDGLASDGTRVPPGVYFIKLETEQMVIRRNVTILR, from the coding sequence GTGCCGCATATCTCTCGCCGTATAATGGTTGTTGCGCTTCTCCTCGGAATGTTTCTAACCCCTCAGGTATCCCACGCGGGGAATCGGGAAGCCGATGAAGGGAGGGAAACGGTCGTGACCGGTTGGCCCACAGCGGCCGACCCAGAAGTATCCCGGTTGCTCGATGATCTGCATGACGCCAAGAAAGCCGGGGATTTGGAAGCCGCCCTGGCCCTCGAGGTAGAGCTCGCCCGTCTGCGCGGGCAATCGCTCGAGTTCCAAATGTCGGATGGCGGACTCGAGCCGGGTGTCACGGTGAGTTATGCGAACGGTGGGCAAATCCTGGAAGGTGAGCGCTGGACGAACGATGACATCTTTCTCTGCGGGGGTCCGAACGGCGAGATCAAACCCGTCATCGCCGGGGACTCGAACGGCACGCTGTACGCCGCCAGAGAAGTCAGCAATTCAAACTCCCTTGCGATTTTCCGCTCCGTCAATGGAGGAAACGATTGGGAACTCTGGCTCTCAATGGGAAGTCCCACGACTGACCGCGGCAACCTGTCAATGGCCGTGGGCGAGGGGGATGAAAATTGGCTGCTTGTCGCCTATCAATTGGAAACGAATGATATTTGGCTTTTGCGGATTGCCCTCGACGGCTCCGGCGTCACTGACACGCCGCATGTTTTCGACAATCCCGATGGCTTATCGAACCCGCGCATCGTGACCGACTCATCCGAATACGACGCCTGGTATGCTTATATGGTTTTCAATGTGTTGACGGTGGAGGGTTGGGCCGTATGTTTCTCCCGGTCGCTCGACCACGGACAACACTGGCAGGCCATGCCCGATATCATCGGCTGGCACGACAGCGGTTACGACGCGTCTGAGAACCGTCCCGATATAGACTTCGGGACCCAGTATCTCTATGCCACGTACAACACGCCTGTTTATCCACACACGGATCAGGACCAAGAGATCTTTGCAAACCGCAGCACCGACTATGGGGCGACATGGGACGGCGCAGTGCGGCTGATCACAAACGACGACAAGGATTATGATCCGGTGATAGGCGCCATCAAAGAATACCTGACCAGTAGAACCGTACTGATTGCCTATGCCCGCTTCTATCACGAGCTCGACGAGGACATCTGGTATATCTACTCGCAAGACGCCGGCGCTTCATGGAGTTCACCGCTGTGCATGAGTTGTGCGGCGGTCGACAACGAGCTGGCGCCGGATCTGCAAACAAGTCTCAGCCAAGGAGCTTTCCACGCCGCTTTCCACCATGACAATATGATCGACTACCGATCGGCCGCTTACACGGCGCCCGGGGCGTGGTCCCTCTCGGCGCATATAAATGATGGCTTGAACGCCAGCTCCGACTATCCGTGGCCGGCTGTCGGCGTGAATCCTACCCGGCCGACTGAGGAGGAGGCCGCCATCTGCTGGACCGATGAGCGCGACTATGCCACCGACTTATACGATATTTATTATGACGGACCCGCGACTGCAGAGAGCGGCGCGCCCGAGCCCGGCGCCCACGGGACCAATGGACTCATCTGCTGCCGTCCGAATCCATTCACTCAAACGACCCGTGTCCGCTTTGATCTGCCTGAGCCCGGCCGGGCGACGCTGGCTGTCTATGATGTGACCGGACGCGTGGTGCGCACTCTTACAAAGGGACAACGACCCGCCGGCAGACACACAGTGAGCTGGGACGGCCTCGCGTCCGATGGCACGAGGGTACCCCCGGGAGTCTATTTTATTAAACTGGAAACGGAGCAAATGGTCATAAGGAGAAATGTGACGATTCTGAGATGA
- a CDS encoding NTP transferase domain-containing protein — MRGIVLAGGLGTRLAPLTTITNKHLLPVYDKPMIYYPIETLVQAGVQDILLVTGGNNAGDFLRLLGNGKAFGLSHIDYVYQEGEGGIAEALGLAEYYSSGQSIAVILGDNIIQDDITPYVTSFHQQGGGAKILLKEVPDPQRFGVAVLEGERVSRIIEKPKDPPSNYAVTGIYMYDSRVFDIIKTLKPSDRGELEITDVNNAYIKMNEMTYDFLKGWWTDAGTFESLYRANCLVAELPR; from the coding sequence GTGCGAGGAATCGTTTTGGCCGGGGGATTGGGAACACGCCTCGCCCCACTCACCACGATCACAAACAAGCACCTTCTGCCGGTGTATGACAAACCGATGATTTACTATCCGATTGAGACCCTCGTTCAAGCCGGGGTCCAGGATATCCTTCTTGTGACCGGTGGAAACAATGCGGGGGATTTTCTCCGGCTGTTGGGGAATGGTAAAGCTTTTGGATTGTCTCACATCGATTATGTCTATCAAGAGGGCGAAGGAGGTATCGCCGAGGCGTTAGGCCTGGCTGAATACTACTCATCCGGGCAATCGATCGCCGTCATTCTGGGCGACAATATTATCCAGGACGATATCACTCCCTATGTCACATCATTCCATCAGCAAGGGGGCGGCGCGAAAATTCTGCTGAAGGAAGTCCCTGATCCGCAGCGGTTCGGTGTGGCGGTGCTGGAGGGGGAAAGGGTATCGCGGATTATCGAAAAGCCGAAGGATCCACCCAGCAATTACGCGGTCACGGGGATCTATATGTACGATTCCCGGGTTTTCGACATCATCAAGACGCTGAAACCCTCCGACCGGGGAGAGCTGGAGATTACAGACGTCAACAATGCCTATATCAAGATGAATGAAATGACGTACGACTTTTTAAAGGGATGGTGGACCGACGCCGGGACCTTTGAATCGCTCTACCGGGCCAATTGCCTGGTCGCCGAGCTTCCACGCTGA
- a CDS encoding GAF domain-containing protein — protein MENMDANPFNRKTLTEDLLREWQNLLNETAEILGVPAGLITRVDGKEIEILLSSETEGNPYPAAYTSPYPDSGWYCEYTLKSRGLNLIPNALQDSQWKDNAAAVDLHIVSYLGMPIERPDGGQFGTVCFLDNKQNAHNEMHIRLVKQIKRMIELSLRIVLDKEEIDRRDRLLDDLSVIYPICSYCKKVREKTGKWISVEKYVHDISGARPSHGICPQCYEREINKSV, from the coding sequence ATGGAAAACATGGATGCAAACCCGTTCAATCGAAAAACGCTTACCGAAGATCTTTTAAGAGAATGGCAGAACCTGCTCAACGAGACGGCTGAGATCCTTGGTGTTCCAGCGGGGCTGATCACGCGCGTTGACGGTAAGGAAATTGAGATCCTCCTTTCAAGTGAGACTGAGGGCAACCCCTATCCTGCGGCGTACACGTCGCCGTACCCAGATTCCGGATGGTACTGTGAGTATACTCTGAAGAGCAGGGGGCTTAATCTAATTCCAAATGCGCTCCAGGATTCTCAGTGGAAAGACAATGCAGCTGCAGTCGATCTGCACATTGTCTCTTACCTGGGCATGCCCATTGAGCGTCCTGATGGAGGGCAGTTCGGGACAGTTTGTTTCCTGGACAACAAGCAGAACGCTCATAATGAAATGCACATCAGATTGGTCAAGCAGATCAAGAGGATGATCGAACTGTCTCTTCGCATTGTTTTAGACAAAGAGGAGATAGACCGCCGGGATCGTTTGCTTGATGATTTGAGTGTGATTTATCCGATCTGTAGTTATTGCAAGAAGGTCCGCGAAAAAACAGGCAAGTGGATCTCGGTAGAAAAATATGTCCATGATATTTCCGGCGCAAGGCCCTCTCACGGGATCTGCCCGCAGTGCTATGAAAGGGAGATCAATAAATCCGTCTAA
- a CDS encoding thioredoxin family protein, producing the protein MRWSCFIKNQPSMMPRVSPQMMPRGTAPIILPLILLGMILVFAPAGAGAAIYFENLGYQVFQADTIIPRAHLYDSEDYQSMLLLPGTGAPLLLELGTQSVYEIAPEDLDLSGEDPVLSNLENGLFFCALITEEGSIHIDSPVRSYRLSPLPQFLGPATLAEVLALKPAYALDAREYLPDPDAIKMLKTVGEPVDIKVFFGTWCRLCKHLLPGFLRVMEEAGNPNFNVEFMGVDEDVMEPETLLQRYSVSQTPTIILLKNGSEIGRIEEAAVPNVEKELVAILVKS; encoded by the coding sequence ATGCGCTGGAGCTGCTTTATTAAGAACCAACCATCAATGATGCCGCGCGTGAGCCCGCAAATGATGCCGCGAGGGACCGCGCCAATAATCCTGCCGCTGATACTCCTGGGGATGATTTTGGTTTTTGCCCCGGCCGGCGCCGGCGCCGCCATCTACTTTGAAAACCTGGGCTACCAGGTCTTCCAGGCCGATACGATCATCCCAAGGGCCCATCTCTACGACAGCGAAGATTATCAGTCGATGCTGCTTCTGCCGGGAACCGGCGCTCCCCTGCTTCTGGAACTGGGAACCCAATCGGTCTACGAGATCGCCCCAGAGGATCTGGATCTTTCCGGAGAGGATCCCGTTCTTTCCAACCTGGAGAACGGCCTTTTTTTCTGCGCCCTCATCACCGAGGAGGGATCGATACATATCGATTCTCCCGTGAGGAGTTACCGGCTTTCACCGCTCCCTCAATTTCTCGGTCCCGCGACACTCGCAGAAGTTTTGGCGCTGAAACCGGCTTATGCCCTCGATGCCCGGGAATATCTGCCGGACCCCGACGCCATTAAAATGTTAAAGACGGTCGGCGAGCCCGTGGATATCAAGGTTTTCTTCGGGACCTGGTGCCGCTTATGCAAGCATCTTCTCCCCGGATTCCTTCGCGTGATGGAGGAAGCCGGCAACCCGAATTTCAATGTGGAGTTTATGGGTGTGGATGAGGATGTCATGGAACCGGAAACCTTGCTTCAGCGCTATAGTGTGTCGCAGACTCCGACGATAATCCTACTGAAAAATGGTTCTGAAATCGGACGGATCGAGGAAGCAGCCGTTCCGAATGTGGAAAAGGAGTTGGTGGCGATTTTAGTAAAATCCTAG
- a CDS encoding PQQ-binding-like beta-propeller repeat protein, with amino-acid sequence MDFLNAERLNKRRTAHRIKALLIAAAITFLFASPAPADWNTGVGGNGARDGYAPVTGPSIPEILWEGSRPAIVSQQAACDGTILVVSRITSFTIPTGAWIVAHDLNSGEELWAVQLPYDFPGTSWRSRLSAIRDGQVYATRAGNTNLDYLYALDENDGSILWQSEDLIDEGSTESLAFAPDGDLIAGNFSSLLRINHTDGATVWQTNRSTPTSNGAQATVYGDRVYLWEPSPYGPVVTAFDLANGDRLYSSDALSAGIIQQLGLMCGSDGTIYAPRSMNNPSTDYFVALTDTGAGFTEKWRYPICYLPFASFCVGPDGSVFTYSRDYEIVALDPDTGAELAVSDPIPHGTTFAARIAVDERGWIYLTNGGFEDGAVFAFNPGLTLAWSEPLVGVNVGGPVLADNGALVVCGTGTDVRAYRGPISAVGEPLASGPKLINLPNPFAGRTEIRFQLAQAGPVTLRILDVRGRLVRGLLEGAPAAAGENQSFWDGCLQAGRPAPAGVYFAALSTADGDQIRKLILRR; translated from the coding sequence ATGGACTTCCTGAATGCGGAAAGGTTAAACAAAAGAAGAACTGCACATCGGATAAAAGCCCTTCTCATCGCAGCAGCGATAACCTTTCTTTTCGCCAGTCCCGCGCCCGCCGACTGGAACACCGGTGTCGGCGGAAACGGCGCGCGCGACGGCTACGCGCCGGTCACGGGCCCGTCGATCCCGGAGATTCTTTGGGAGGGAAGCCGTCCCGCTATTGTCTCGCAGCAAGCGGCCTGCGACGGTACCATCCTGGTCGTAAGCCGCATCACGAGCTTTACCATTCCGACCGGGGCCTGGATCGTCGCGCATGATCTCAATAGCGGCGAAGAATTGTGGGCCGTTCAACTTCCCTATGATTTCCCCGGGACCTCCTGGCGCAGCCGCCTCTCGGCGATCCGCGACGGGCAGGTCTACGCCACGCGTGCCGGGAATACCAATCTCGATTACCTCTATGCGCTCGATGAGAACGACGGCTCAATCCTCTGGCAATCAGAAGACCTCATCGATGAGGGCAGCACTGAGAGCCTCGCCTTTGCGCCCGATGGCGATCTCATTGCCGGGAATTTCAGCTCCCTCCTGCGGATCAATCACACCGACGGCGCGACGGTCTGGCAGACCAACCGCAGCACGCCGACCTCGAATGGCGCCCAGGCGACGGTCTACGGCGATCGCGTCTATCTTTGGGAGCCGAGCCCCTATGGGCCGGTCGTCACCGCCTTCGATCTTGCCAACGGCGACCGCCTTTACTCCAGTGATGCGCTTTCAGCCGGAATCATCCAGCAGCTCGGCCTCATGTGCGGTTCCGACGGGACGATTTATGCGCCCCGCTCGATGAACAATCCGTCAACAGACTATTTCGTCGCCCTCACCGATACAGGAGCCGGTTTCACCGAGAAGTGGCGCTACCCGATCTGCTATCTCCCCTTCGCCTCCTTTTGCGTGGGACCGGACGGATCGGTTTTCACCTACTCGCGCGACTACGAGATCGTGGCCCTCGATCCCGACACAGGCGCCGAACTTGCCGTCAGCGATCCGATCCCGCATGGCACGACCTTCGCGGCGCGGATCGCCGTCGACGAGCGCGGGTGGATCTATCTCACCAACGGCGGATTCGAAGACGGCGCCGTCTTCGCCTTCAATCCCGGCCTGACCCTGGCCTGGTCGGAGCCTCTGGTCGGCGTTAATGTCGGCGGGCCGGTCCTGGCCGACAACGGCGCCCTGGTGGTCTGCGGCACGGGGACCGACGTGAGGGCCTACCGCGGTCCGATCTCCGCCGTGGGAGAGCCGTTGGCGTCCGGCCCCAAGCTGATCAACCTGCCCAATCCCTTCGCGGGGCGGACCGAGATCCGTTTCCAGTTGGCGCAGGCGGGCCCGGTGACCCTGCGGATTCTCGATGTGCGGGGGCGGCTCGTGCGCGGCCTCCTCGAAGGGGCTCCCGCTGCAGCGGGGGAGAACCAATCGTTCTGGGACGGATGCCTTCAGGCCGGGCGTCCGGCCCCCGCCGGCGTTTACTTCGCCGCCTTGTCGACGGCGGACGGGGATCAGATCCGCAAGCTGATCCTGCGGCGCTGA